One genomic region from Anticarsia gemmatalis isolate Benzon Research Colony breed Stoneville strain chromosome 7, ilAntGemm2 primary, whole genome shotgun sequence encodes:
- the MED7 gene encoding mediator complex subunit 7: MSSETTQVSSLPLPPMQYINFYTDENVRRNRAPLPPRPIHDSYSMFGHTFNADDTIIRSLESQGFRRLYPMHFERRRELKKLNHSLLANFLDLLDLLVHCPDSPKRAEKVEDLSLLFIHIHHLLNEFRPHQARETLRVMMELQKRQRVETATRFKKHLDKVQDILQSALQSLPDQNEIESNFKVPVEILEHMDCSTNDTSGQDPCFELDRIMCNVVDNMR; the protein is encoded by the exons ATGTCTTCTGAAACGACTCAAGTTAGTTCGTTACCATTGCCTCCTATGCAATACATTAATTTCTATACTGATGAAAATGTAAGAAGAAATAGGGCGCCTTTGCCACCGCGACCTATACACGATTCATACTCGATGTTCGGGCACACTTTCAACGCCGATGATACCATCATTAGATCACTGGAGAGTCAG GGTTTTCGAAGATTGTATCCCATGCATTTTGAGAGGAGAAGAGAACTGAAGAAGCTGAATCATTCTTTGCTTGCTAACTTTTTAGATTTATTAGACCTGTTAGTGCACTGTCCTGATTCTCCTAAAAGAGCGGAGAAAGTAGAAGATCTGAGCTTATTATTCATCCATATTCATCATTTACTGAATGAATTTAGACCTCATCAAGCTAGAGAGACCTTAAGGGTCATGATGGAACTGCAAAAACGACAAAGAGTTGAGACTGCCACCAG GTTTAAAAAACACTTGGATAAAGTACAAGATATTCTCCAGAGTGCTTTACAAAGTCTGCCTGACCAGAATGAAATTGAATCCAACTTCAAAGTTCCTGTAGAGATATTGGAGCATATGGACTGTAGCACAAATGATACATCTGGCCAAGATCCCTGCTTTGAACTTGATAGAATCATGTGTAATGTTGTAGATAATATGAGATAA